A DNA window from Hydrogenophaga taeniospiralis contains the following coding sequences:
- a CDS encoding MarR family winged helix-turn-helix transcriptional regulator → MTPPPLLPDDRWRAGHLGRLLGHALRRFDERVLHLMAHDPNVPLALSHLAARAQVGAAHIHITRHLGLQGSRLTELARLAGMSKQAMGDLVTQCDAWGLVRREADPLDARARRIVFTDTGLLWLEGFRRAVAQAESEFRAQVGDEVATVVALGLEAYGSEAAEPAPRQLR, encoded by the coding sequence ATGACCCCGCCCCCTCTACTGCCCGATGACCGCTGGCGCGCTGGCCACCTGGGTCGCCTGCTGGGCCATGCGTTGCGCCGCTTTGACGAGCGCGTGCTGCACCTGATGGCGCACGACCCCAACGTGCCGCTGGCGTTGTCCCATCTGGCGGCGCGCGCGCAGGTCGGGGCGGCCCACATCCACATCACCCGCCACCTCGGCCTGCAGGGCTCGCGCCTGACCGAGCTGGCGCGGCTGGCCGGCATGAGCAAGCAGGCCATGGGCGACCTGGTGACGCAGTGCGACGCCTGGGGCCTGGTGCGGCGCGAGGCCGACCCGCTGGACGCCCGGGCCCGGCGCATCGTGTTCACCGACACCGGCCTGCTCTGGCTGGAGGGGTTCAGGCGGGCCGTGGCGCAGGCCGAATCGGAATTCCGCGCCCAGGTCGGCGACGAGGTGGCCACCGTGGTGGCGCTCGGCCTGGAGGCCTACGGCTCGGAGGCGGCGGAGCCCGCCCCGCGCCAGCTCCGGTGA
- a CDS encoding response regulator transcription factor: MRILIAEDDQVLADGLLRSLRAAGAAVDHVASGSEADAALMTNNEFDLLILDLGLPKLHGLEVLKRLRSRGSALPVLILTAADSIEERVKGLDYGADDYMAKPFSLQELEARVRALTRRGMGGSTNTIKHGPLEYDQAGRVATIDGKMIELSARELGLLEVLLQRAGRLVSKDQLVERLCEWGEEVSNNAIEVYIHRLRKKIEKGPIRIATVRGLGYCLEKI; the protein is encoded by the coding sequence ATGCGCATCCTGATTGCCGAAGACGACCAGGTCCTGGCCGATGGCCTGCTGCGCAGTCTGCGAGCGGCCGGCGCGGCGGTGGACCATGTGGCCAGTGGCAGCGAGGCCGACGCGGCCCTGATGACGAACAACGAGTTCGACCTGCTGATCCTCGACCTGGGCCTGCCCAAGCTGCATGGGCTGGAGGTGCTCAAGCGCCTGCGCTCGCGCGGTTCGGCGCTGCCGGTGCTGATCCTGACCGCAGCCGACAGCATCGAGGAACGCGTCAAGGGCCTGGACTACGGCGCCGACGACTACATGGCCAAACCGTTTTCGCTGCAGGAGCTCGAAGCGCGGGTGCGCGCGCTCACGCGCCGTGGCATGGGCGGCAGCACCAACACCATCAAGCACGGTCCGCTGGAATACGACCAGGCCGGCCGCGTGGCCACCATCGACGGCAAGATGATCGAGCTCTCGGCGCGTGAGCTCGGCCTGCTCGAAGTGCTGCTGCAGCGCGCCGGGCGGCTGGTGAGCAAGGACCAGCTGGTCGAGCGCCTGTGCGAGTGGGGCGAAGAGGTGAGCAACAACGCCATCGAGGTCTACATCCACCGGCTGCGCAAGAAGATCGAAAAGGGGCCGATCCGCATCGCCACCGTGCGCGGCCTGGGCTATTGCCTTGAGAAGATCTGA
- a CDS encoding sensor histidine kinase has translation MSEENKQDSGPVSFGLFQREQRSLFGEILDWMLTPLLLLWPLSLALTWFVAQGIASKPFDRALEFNLQALTQFVVSNDGRVTFNLTPQARDLLRADDSDLVYYQVLDPRGELISGESDFPLPRDNETPEPGRVLLRDDIVRGDEVRVAYTWLSRNNSMQRLVLMQVAETKGKRSTLATEIIKGVMVPQFVILPLAVLLVWLALVRGIRPLNELEQRIRARKPDDLSPIEESFIPQEVAPLVSSINDLLTRLKASLTTQKRFLADAAHQLKTPLAGLRMQAELAQRETDPVEIRGSLQQIARASSRATHTVNQLLALARAETTGRTLPSGTVDMARLVTDVVRESVPRALEHGIDLGYEGPEQVPQECLIEGNPTLLEEMVRNLVDNAINYAGRGGVVTARMLVDRFSGVMILQVEDDGPGIPENEREFVLQPFYRALGTNVDGSGLGLAIVHEIAQQHGATVHMDDAQPGRPNPGLRASVRFAPRRTTPQE, from the coding sequence ATGTCCGAAGAAAACAAACAGGACAGCGGCCCGGTGTCCTTCGGCTTGTTCCAGCGTGAGCAGCGCAGCCTGTTCGGCGAGATCCTGGACTGGATGCTCACGCCACTGCTGCTGCTGTGGCCGCTGTCGCTGGCGCTGACCTGGTTCGTCGCGCAGGGCATTGCCAGCAAGCCCTTCGACCGCGCCCTCGAATTCAACCTGCAGGCGCTCACGCAGTTCGTGGTCAGCAACGATGGCCGGGTCACGTTCAACCTCACGCCGCAGGCGCGCGACCTGCTGCGCGCGGACGACAGCGATCTGGTCTATTACCAGGTGCTGGACCCGCGCGGCGAGCTCATCAGCGGCGAGAGCGATTTCCCGCTGCCGCGCGACAACGAAACCCCCGAACCCGGGCGGGTGCTGCTGCGCGACGACATCGTGCGCGGTGACGAGGTGCGGGTGGCCTACACCTGGCTCTCGCGCAACAACAGCATGCAGCGGCTGGTGCTGATGCAGGTGGCCGAAACCAAGGGCAAACGCTCCACGCTGGCCACCGAAATCATCAAGGGCGTGATGGTGCCGCAGTTCGTCATCCTGCCGCTGGCGGTGCTGCTGGTCTGGCTGGCGCTGGTGCGCGGCATCCGCCCGCTCAACGAGCTGGAGCAGCGCATCCGCGCGCGCAAGCCCGACGATCTGAGCCCGATCGAAGAGTCGTTCATCCCGCAGGAAGTCGCGCCGCTTGTTTCGTCGATCAACGACCTGCTGACGCGGCTCAAGGCCTCGCTGACGACGCAGAAACGCTTCCTGGCCGACGCGGCGCACCAGCTCAAGACCCCCCTGGCGGGCCTGCGCATGCAGGCCGAGCTGGCCCAGCGCGAGACCGACCCGGTAGAAATCCGCGGCTCGCTGCAGCAGATCGCGCGTGCCAGCTCGCGCGCCACCCACACGGTGAACCAGTTGCTGGCACTGGCGCGCGCCGAAACCACGGGCCGCACCCTGCCCAGCGGCACCGTGGACATGGCGCGGCTGGTCACGGACGTGGTGCGCGAATCGGTGCCACGCGCGCTGGAACACGGCATCGACCTGGGCTACGAAGGCCCCGAGCAGGTGCCCCAGGAATGCCTGATCGAAGGCAACCCGACCCTGCTCGAAGAAATGGTCCGCAACCTGGTGGACAACGCCATCAACTACGCAGGCCGGGGCGGGGTGGTCACGGCACGCATGCTGGTCGATCGCTTCAGCGGCGTGATGATTCTGCAGGTGGAAGACGACGGCCCGGGCATCCCGGAGAACGAGCGCGAGTTCGTGCTGCAGCCGTTCTACCGGGCGCTGGGCACCAACGTGGACGGCTCCGGCCTGGGGCTGGCCATCGTGCACGAAATCGCCCAGCAGCACGGCGCCACCGTGCACATGGACGACGCCCAGCCCGGCCGCCCCAACCCGGGGCTGCGGGCCTCGGTGCGGTTCGCGCCGCGCAGAACCACGCCGCAGGAGTAG
- a CDS encoding DNA topoisomerase III — MKTEGFAKTLVIAEKPSVAQDIVRALTPVAGKFDKHDDHFENDAYVVTSAVGHLVEIAAPEEFDVKRGKWSFAHLPVLPPYFELKPIDKTKSRLSAVVRLAKRKDVARLINACDAGREGELIFRLIEQYAGGFKGGAYQTLGKPVQRLWLQSMTPAAIRDGFEHLRSDAQMQGLADAARSRSEADWMVGINGTRAMTAFNSRDGGFFLTTVGRVQTPTLSIVVEREEKIRAHRSRDYWEIHGSFLAEAGEYPGKWFDPNFKKPTGEDADPEQRADRVWSQREALAIADAVRGKAASVKEESKPTTQASGLLYDLTSLQREANGRFGFSAKTTLQLAQSLYERHKALTYPRTDSRALPEDYLPTVKQTFEMLAGSGMKHLAPHARTALDGGYIRPSKRIFDNSKVSDHFAIIPTLQAPSGLSEAEQKLYDLVVRRFLAVFFPSAEFMVTTRITSAVGHHFKTEGKVLVKPGWMAVYGKEAAEDVVDAKEGDKGQNLVPVREGETVRTESVETKGLKTKPPARYSEATLLGAMEGAGKLVDDDELREAMQEKGLGTPATRAAIIEGLLTEKYMLREGREIIPTAKAFQLMTLLRGLGVEELSKPELTGEWEYKLAQMEHGKLSRAAFMGEIAAMTERMVKKAKEYDRDTIPGNYATLQTPCPNCGGVVKENYRRYGCTGADGNSEGCGFSFGKSPAGRTFEPEEAETLLRDKKIGPLEGFRSKAGWPFVAEIVIKFSEEDQNWKLEFDFGDDKKNEETGELVDFSGSESLGACPKCGGAVHEHGANYVCEKSVPTMAQATPSCDFKSGKIILQQPVAREQMQKLLATGKTDLLDKFVSMRTRRAFKAFLAWDKEAGKVNFEFEPRTSKFPPRKTAAGAPARAATGKTAPAKKAAPAKKAAAKKTPAAKTPKAPRKTTAASGKQPSAALAAVIGEGAVSRPEVVKKLWDYIKANGLQDATDKRRVNADAKLRPVFGKDQVTMFEIAGIVGQHLE, encoded by the coding sequence ATGAAAACCGAAGGTTTCGCCAAAACGCTGGTCATCGCCGAGAAGCCCTCCGTGGCTCAGGACATCGTGCGAGCGCTCACCCCGGTGGCGGGCAAGTTCGACAAGCACGACGATCATTTTGAAAACGACGCCTATGTGGTGACCTCCGCCGTGGGCCACCTGGTGGAGATCGCCGCGCCCGAGGAATTCGACGTCAAGCGCGGCAAATGGAGCTTTGCCCACCTGCCGGTGCTGCCGCCCTACTTTGAATTGAAGCCGATCGACAAGACCAAGTCGCGGTTGAGCGCGGTGGTCCGCCTGGCCAAGCGCAAGGACGTGGCCCGCCTCATCAACGCCTGTGACGCGGGCCGCGAGGGCGAACTGATCTTCCGCCTGATCGAGCAGTACGCCGGCGGCTTCAAGGGCGGGGCCTACCAGACGCTGGGCAAGCCGGTGCAGCGCCTGTGGCTGCAGTCCATGACGCCCGCGGCCATCCGCGACGGCTTCGAGCACCTGCGCAGCGACGCCCAGATGCAGGGCCTGGCCGACGCGGCGCGCAGCCGCTCCGAGGCCGACTGGATGGTCGGCATCAACGGCACGCGCGCCATGACGGCGTTCAACTCACGCGACGGCGGCTTCTTCCTCACCACCGTGGGCCGGGTGCAGACGCCCACGCTGTCCATCGTGGTCGAGCGCGAAGAGAAGATCCGCGCCCACCGCAGCCGCGATTACTGGGAAATCCACGGCTCCTTCCTGGCCGAGGCCGGCGAGTACCCGGGCAAGTGGTTCGATCCCAACTTCAAGAAGCCCACCGGCGAGGATGCCGACCCGGAGCAGCGCGCCGACCGCGTCTGGAGCCAGCGCGAGGCGCTCGCCATTGCCGACGCGGTGCGTGGCAAGGCCGCCAGCGTCAAGGAAGAAAGCAAACCCACCACCCAGGCCAGCGGCCTGCTGTACGACCTGACCAGCCTGCAGCGTGAGGCCAACGGCCGCTTCGGTTTCTCGGCCAAGACCACGCTGCAGCTCGCGCAAAGCCTGTACGAGCGCCACAAGGCCCTGACCTACCCGCGGACCGATTCGCGCGCCCTGCCCGAGGACTACCTGCCCACGGTGAAGCAGACCTTCGAGATGCTGGCCGGCAGCGGCATGAAACACCTGGCGCCGCACGCCCGGACCGCGCTCGATGGCGGCTACATCCGCCCGAGCAAGCGCATCTTCGACAACAGCAAGGTGTCGGACCACTTCGCCATCATCCCGACCTTGCAGGCACCGAGCGGCCTGTCCGAGGCCGAACAGAAGCTGTACGACCTGGTGGTGCGCCGCTTCCTCGCGGTGTTCTTCCCCAGCGCCGAGTTCATGGTGACCACGCGCATCACGAGTGCGGTGGGTCACCACTTCAAGACCGAAGGCAAGGTGCTGGTCAAGCCGGGCTGGATGGCGGTCTACGGCAAGGAGGCCGCCGAAGACGTGGTCGACGCGAAAGAGGGCGACAAGGGTCAGAACCTGGTGCCGGTGCGCGAAGGCGAGACCGTGCGCACCGAATCCGTCGAGACGAAAGGCCTGAAGACCAAGCCGCCCGCGCGCTATTCGGAAGCCACGCTGCTGGGCGCCATGGAAGGCGCGGGCAAGCTGGTGGACGACGACGAGCTGCGCGAAGCGATGCAGGAAAAAGGCCTGGGTACCCCGGCCACGCGCGCGGCCATCATCGAAGGCCTGCTGACCGAAAAATACATGCTGCGCGAAGGCCGCGAGATCATCCCCACCGCCAAGGCCTTCCAGCTCATGACGCTGCTGCGTGGCTTGGGCGTGGAAGAACTGTCCAAGCCCGAACTCACCGGTGAGTGGGAGTACAAGCTGGCCCAGATGGAGCACGGCAAGCTCAGCCGTGCCGCCTTCATGGGCGAGATCGCCGCCATGACCGAACGCATGGTGAAGAAGGCCAAGGAATACGACCGCGACACCATCCCCGGCAACTACGCCACCCTGCAGACGCCCTGCCCCAACTGCGGCGGCGTGGTGAAGGAAAACTACCGCCGCTACGGCTGCACCGGGGCCGACGGCAACAGCGAAGGCTGTGGTTTCTCGTTCGGCAAGTCGCCGGCGGGCCGCACCTTCGAGCCCGAAGAAGCCGAAACCCTGCTGCGCGACAAGAAGATCGGCCCGCTCGAAGGTTTCCGCTCCAAGGCGGGCTGGCCTTTCGTGGCCGAGATCGTGATCAAGTTCAGCGAAGAAGACCAGAACTGGAAGCTCGAATTCGACTTCGGCGACGACAAGAAGAACGAAGAGACCGGCGAACTGGTCGATTTCAGCGGCAGCGAGTCGCTGGGCGCCTGCCCCAAATGCGGCGGCGCGGTGCACGAGCACGGCGCCAACTACGTCTGCGAAAAGTCGGTGCCCACCATGGCGCAGGCCACGCCAAGCTGCGATTTCAAGAGCGGCAAGATCATCCTGCAGCAGCCGGTGGCGCGCGAGCAGATGCAAAAGTTGCTCGCCACGGGCAAGACCGACCTGCTCGACAAGTTCGTCTCCATGCGCACACGCCGCGCCTTCAAGGCCTTCCTGGCCTGGGACAAGGAAGCGGGCAAGGTGAACTTCGAGTTCGAGCCGCGCACCAGCAAATTCCCGCCGCGCAAGACGGCGGCCGGCGCACCCGCGCGCGCGGCCACGGGCAAGACCGCGCCCGCGAAGAAGGCGGCGCCGGCCAAGAAGGCCGCGGCCAAGAAGACGCCGGCGGCGAAAACCCCCAAGGCACCACGCAAGACCACCGCGGCCAGCGGCAAACAGCCCAGCGCCGCGCTGGCGGCCGTGATCGGCGAAGGCGCCGTTTCGCGCCCCGAGGTGGTGAAGAAGTTGTGGGACTACATCAAGGCCAACGGCCTGCAGGACGCGACCGACAAGCGCCGGGTGAACGCCGACGCCAAGCTGCGCCCGGTGTTCGGCAAGGACCAGGTCACGATGTTCGAGATCGCCGGCATCGTGGGCCAGCACTTGGAATGA
- a CDS encoding SET domain-containing protein: MTKTTGFAESPRPSRPAPAAKKPASGSRRIQTRRSGVHGKGVYAVVDLAEGETLIEYVGEIITWDEALRRHPHDPSDPNHTFYFHIDEDHVIDAKVGGNSSRWINHSCNPNCEAEVDDGRVFIRAQRNIAAGEELFYDYGLVIDEPYTPKLKAEYPCWCGAPRCRGTLLAPKRAGKASKLG, translated from the coding sequence GTGACGAAAACCACTGGTTTCGCTGAAAGCCCGCGCCCGTCGCGCCCCGCGCCCGCCGCGAAGAAGCCCGCTTCGGGCAGCCGCCGCATCCAGACGCGCCGCTCCGGCGTGCACGGCAAGGGCGTCTACGCCGTGGTGGACCTTGCCGAGGGTGAGACCCTGATCGAATACGTGGGCGAGATCATCACCTGGGACGAGGCGCTGCGCCGCCACCCGCACGACCCGAGCGACCCGAACCACACCTTCTATTTCCACATCGACGAAGACCACGTGATCGACGCCAAGGTGGGCGGCAACTCCTCGCGCTGGATCAACCACAGCTGCAACCCCAACTGCGAAGCCGAGGTGGACGACGGCCGGGTGTTCATCCGGGCCCAGCGCAACATCGCCGCGGGCGAAGAGCTGTTCTACGACTACGGCCTGGTGATCGACGAGCCCTACACGCCCAAACTCAAGGCCGAGTACCCCTGCTGGTGCGGCGCGCCCCGCTGCCGCGGCACGCTGCTGGCGCCGAAGCGGGCCGGCAAAGCGTCGAAGCTAGGATGA
- a CDS encoding biotin--[acetyl-CoA-carboxylase] ligase: protein MSDLLAHVEAVWQAVVPDLPGFTVEVLPSIDSTNTELMRRARAGAMEPVLLAAEEQTAGRGRLGKAWHSRAGQSLTFSLALPLAPADWSGLSLAVGVSLAQSLHPDVQLKWPNDLWLHGRKLGGILVETASNGTESAGPRRLVVIGVGINIARPEAAAVSALASPGAALPPVPPAGLAEVLVGLTAGEVLERVAPALVRDVLAFESQGFAAFAQRFAQRDALHGRAVQLTDGTQGSACGVNEQGALLVLTDQGMRTINSSEVSVRPC, encoded by the coding sequence ATGTCTGACCTGCTCGCTCACGTCGAAGCCGTCTGGCAGGCGGTTGTGCCCGATCTGCCGGGTTTCACCGTCGAGGTGCTGCCCAGCATCGATTCCACCAACACCGAGCTCATGCGCCGCGCGCGCGCCGGGGCCATGGAACCGGTGTTGCTGGCCGCCGAGGAGCAGACCGCCGGGCGCGGGCGCCTGGGCAAGGCCTGGCACAGCCGCGCCGGCCAGTCGCTCACCTTCTCGCTGGCCCTGCCGCTGGCCCCGGCCGACTGGTCCGGGCTGTCGCTGGCCGTGGGCGTGAGCCTGGCGCAGAGCCTGCACCCCGACGTGCAACTGAAATGGCCCAACGACCTCTGGCTGCACGGGCGCAAGCTCGGCGGCATCCTGGTGGAGACCGCCAGCAACGGCACCGAAAGTGCCGGGCCGCGGCGGCTGGTGGTGATCGGGGTGGGCATCAACATCGCCCGGCCCGAGGCCGCTGCCGTGAGCGCCCTGGCCAGCCCCGGCGCGGCACTGCCGCCCGTGCCACCGGCCGGACTGGCCGAGGTGCTGGTCGGGCTCACCGCGGGCGAGGTGCTCGAACGGGTGGCCCCGGCGCTGGTGCGCGACGTGCTGGCCTTTGAATCCCAGGGCTTTGCCGCGTTTGCGCAGCGCTTCGCCCAGCGCGACGCGCTGCACGGCCGCGCGGTGCAGCTCACCGACGGCACCCAGGGGTCGGCCTGCGGCGTCAACGAGCAGGGCGCCCTGCTGGTGCTGACCGACCAGGGCATGCGCACCATCAACAGCTCGGAAGTGAGCGTGCGGCCATGCTGA
- a CDS encoding SPOR domain-containing protein codes for MLRWALWLLLVSNAGYFAWTQGYLGALGLAPQEQREPERLQGQVQPDMLRLLNGPRAVSPLNPAATTAPSPEAATPDAGAPATPSEPVAAPANETAPPASPSTPPPVPAPAPVAQAPEATACWQAGGFTEAQTEALRGSLGQLDLPRNGWQFNEARSGGRWIVYMGRYDNQEQVERKKAELRELKVAFRELSAAGLGPGLALGTYSSEAAAEKALAAVVRTGVRTARIAQERAESVSYTLRLPRITPTQRDAVAGLGALLAGKPLKRCN; via the coding sequence ATGCTGAGGTGGGCGCTCTGGTTGCTGCTGGTGTCCAACGCGGGCTACTTCGCCTGGACCCAGGGCTATCTGGGGGCACTGGGTCTGGCGCCCCAGGAACAGCGTGAACCCGAACGCCTGCAGGGGCAGGTGCAACCCGACATGCTGCGCCTGCTCAACGGGCCGCGCGCGGTGTCGCCGCTGAACCCGGCCGCCACAACAGCGCCCAGCCCGGAGGCCGCGACCCCGGATGCCGGGGCGCCCGCCACACCGTCCGAACCCGTCGCGGCGCCGGCCAACGAGACCGCGCCACCGGCCAGCCCATCCACACCACCGCCCGTTCCCGCGCCGGCCCCCGTGGCCCAGGCACCGGAGGCCACGGCCTGCTGGCAGGCCGGTGGCTTCACCGAGGCCCAGACCGAGGCGCTGCGCGGTTCCCTGGGCCAGCTCGACCTGCCACGCAACGGCTGGCAGTTCAACGAAGCCCGCAGCGGCGGGCGCTGGATCGTCTACATGGGCCGCTACGACAACCAGGAACAGGTGGAACGCAAGAAGGCCGAATTGCGGGAGCTGAAGGTGGCGTTCCGCGAGTTGTCCGCGGCCGGCCTGGGCCCCGGCCTGGCCCTGGGCACCTATTCCAGCGAAGCGGCGGCCGAGAAGGCCCTGGCGGCCGTCGTGCGCACCGGCGTGCGCACGGCCCGGATCGCGCAGGAGCGCGCCGAGTCGGTCAGTTACACACTGCGCCTGCCCCGCATCACCCCCACGCAACGCGACGCCGTGGCCGGGCTGGGCGCCCTGCTGGCGGGCAAACCGCTCAAGCGCTGCAACTGA
- a CDS encoding alpha/beta fold hydrolase produces the protein MHPSVDLDTPAAPVTGERLSLRAADGYPLVAHRFRSATPPRAHLVVGGATGVPQGFYRRFAEHAAQRGFDVLTLDYRGIGQSAPATLKGFRMDYLDWGRLDLAAGVEAMRQDGMPLYLVGHSYGGHALGLLPDPAAVDGAYTFATGAGWHGWMPPLERLRVLFMWRVLGPVWTRAAGYLPWSRLGMGEDLPLDVYRQWRRWCNYPRYFFDDPRMQAVTERFADVRFPIVAVNALDDAWAPPASRDAFMAGYRNTAVRAVSIDPRRAGLGAIGHMGYFRPKARPLWNDALDWFEAQRVRAQPVAVAG, from the coding sequence ATGCACCCCTCTGTCGATCTGGATACCCCGGCGGCACCCGTCACCGGTGAACGCCTGAGCCTGCGCGCGGCCGATGGCTACCCGCTGGTGGCCCATCGTTTCAGAAGCGCCACGCCGCCGCGCGCGCACCTGGTGGTGGGCGGTGCCACCGGCGTGCCCCAGGGCTTCTACCGGCGCTTCGCCGAGCACGCGGCGCAACGCGGCTTCGACGTGCTCACCCTGGACTACCGGGGCATCGGCCAGTCGGCCCCGGCCACGCTCAAGGGCTTCCGCATGGACTACCTCGACTGGGGCCGGCTCGATCTGGCCGCCGGTGTCGAGGCCATGCGCCAGGACGGCATGCCGCTGTACCTGGTCGGCCATTCCTACGGCGGCCATGCGCTGGGGCTGCTGCCCGACCCCGCCGCGGTGGACGGCGCCTACACCTTCGCCACCGGCGCCGGCTGGCACGGCTGGATGCCGCCGCTGGAGCGCCTGCGCGTGCTCTTCATGTGGCGCGTGCTCGGGCCGGTGTGGACGCGTGCGGCCGGCTACCTGCCCTGGAGCCGGCTGGGCATGGGCGAGGACCTGCCGCTGGACGTGTACCGCCAGTGGCGCCGGTGGTGCAACTACCCGCGCTATTTCTTCGACGACCCGCGCATGCAGGCCGTCACCGAGCGCTTCGCCGACGTGCGTTTCCCCATCGTGGCGGTCAACGCGCTCGACGACGCCTGGGCGCCGCCGGCCTCGCGCGACGCCTTCATGGCCGGCTACCGCAACACCGCGGTGCGCGCCGTGAGCATCGACCCGCGCCGCGCCGGTCTGGGGGCCATCGGCCACATGGGCTACTTCCGTCCGAAAGCCCGGCCCCTGTGGAACGACGCGCTGGACTGGTTCGAGGCCCAGCGAGTGCGTGCCCAGCCGGTGGCGGTGGCTGGCTGA